AAATTTAAAGTTGCAAAAACTAGTTTATTATGCTCAAGCTTGGCATTGGACAATATATGATGAAAAATTATTTGAAGGTAAATTTGAAGCTTGGGTCCATGGACCAGTATTACGTTCTTTATATAATGAATACAAACAATTTGGATGGAAGCCGATAGAAAAGGATGACTTAGATAGAGATGCTTTATCTAAAATACGAGCAAAATTAGGACAAGAGAAGGTAGATTTTATGGAAGAAGTAGTAGAAGAATATTTTGGTCTTAGTGCGTATGAATTAGAAAGATTGACTCATGTAGAAGATCCTTGGAAAAAAGCCAGAGCAGGTTTAGATCCAGACCAACCTTCTAACAAAAAAATTGAAAGTAGTTGGATGAGAGAATATTATAGTAAATTTTTAGGTAGTGATTAATATGGGAAGTCGTATAAATAGAACTAAAATTCCAACTAAAGATAATGAATATACTAAATTTAAAAACAAAACTTTAGAAAGCTTGGAAGATAAAATTGTTTTTTCATTTAAACATCTTTACTTTAATTCTAAATTTACTATTAGCGAGTGTGGCATAAATTATTTTGATCAACTTATAAGAATATTCCAAGATCTTGGAGATATGTATATGAAAACGTTCAAAGAAAGGTACAACAGAGTTTTAAGAAATCACAGAATAAATTGGAATAGAGAAGAAGTAACGGAAAATGGCTTTGGTTTACCATTAGATGATGATGATGGGGTATTAAATGAATCTTGGCAGTTTTCTATTAGTAGAAACAAACACGGTAGAGTTCATGGTTTTATTATAGATAATATTTTTTATATAGTTTGGTTAGATCCTGAGCATAATTTGGATATTGGTAAAAATGGAGAAGTAACTGAGATTAAAGAATCACCTAGAGCTAAATTGTTAGAAGAATTATTTTCGGGTGAAGATCGGGAAATTTATTTACAAAATACAAATGTAATAGATAAAATGGTGCTTGCTTATGAGGAAGAGTGTAACAATTGTGATTTAGAATTAGAAAGGCTATGGTATAATTGTGTTATCTGTAATGAATCAGATGAAGATAATTTATTGAAGTGGAATGGTGTGAACGTTTGTTATGACTGTTTAAAAGAAATGAAAAATTTAGATATCGAGGAATCTGCCTAATAAATAAAGAATTAACCTCCTGTTAAGGGAGGTCTTTATTTTTGGATTCACCTAATTTCATAGTCAATTATCTCTGCTATTTCTAGATATTTAGTATATTTAAGAGTTTCTTTCTTTAGTTATTACTAAAATTTTGTGATATGTAGAATTGGCGTTTACTTGTCGTTACGATTATTTAATTATAAAATTTTTATTTTTTGACTATGATTTTATTATCCT
The sequence above is drawn from the Sporohalobacter salinus genome and encodes:
- a CDS encoding Panacea domain-containing protein produces the protein MGEVVWLSERRGSMGEITYEDIANYFIARANVTGDLITNLKLQKLVYYAQAWHWTIYDEKLFEGKFEAWVHGPVLRSLYNEYKQFGWKPIEKDDLDRDALSKIRAKLGQEKVDFMEEVVEEYFGLSAYELERLTHVEDPWKKARAGLDPDQPSNKKIESSWMREYYSKFLGSD